From Punica granatum isolate Tunisia-2019 chromosome 1, ASM765513v2, whole genome shotgun sequence:
ATTATCACCAGGGAAAGCGCCAACAGCCTTCGCGCCCACATCCTCGAGGTCGGCAATGGGTGCGATGTGTTTGAGTCGGTGGCCACTTATGCCCGGCGACGCCAGCGGGGGATCTGTGTCCTCAGCGGCAGTGGTATTGTCACCAACGTCAGCCTCAGCCAGCCTGCAGCAGCCGGGCAGACAGTGGTGACCCTCCACGGTCGGTTCGAGATCCTGTCCCTAACGGGGTCTTTCCTCCCACCGCCCGCCCCGCCCGGGGCCACCAGCCTCACGATATTCCTGGCAGGGGGCCAGGGGCAGGTGGTGGGCGGGAACGTGGTCGGGGAGCTCATCGCCGCAGGCCCTGTGATCGTGATCGCCTCATCCTTCACAAACGTCGCCTACGAGAGGTTACCCTTGGACGAGGAGGACCAACAGTTGCAAATACAGCCGCCCGCGTCTCAGGCTCCAGGCAGTGGCGGCAGCCCTTTCCCGGATCCGTCCTCAGGGCTTCCCTTCTTCAACTTGCCACTCAACAACATGGCGGGGAACAATGTCCAGTTGCCGGTTGATGGATACTCCACCGGTCGTCCTCCTTTCTGAGAATAATCAAGTGATGATGAACAAATAATCTGAATGATGACCACTTCGAGTACTTTTGCTGTGACTTGTGCTATATATGTCTCGTGTGGAAAAATTCCCCTTAGCTTAAAAAGGACCGATAGCGTACGCGAGGGGAGTTCATTAACAACAGCTCCAAACGATGAAAAGGTCAGCGAATTCATCGATAGATTGTGTTGGAAACATATGGTTTATGTTTGTTAAATGTTTGTCTCACGTCTCTGTTGATTTGTTTCAAATTCTCCTGTTTGATTAATTTCCCTTACCACATCCAACTTCCTCTATATGTCTGTAGCCTTCTTGGGGTTCTTTTTGTGATCAATAGCAGCCAGTGTAGtctcttctcttcttgttGACTTGACAGAAGTTAACAATTTAACTTCTTCTTTGTTTCCTAAATTCTTGAGCAATGGTGTGTGAGTTAGGTGTTTGAGACTCATCAAGTGTGTCTTTAccttataatatatacatataataaatataaaaattgatgatagataggttatatatatatgtatattatgaCATACATGTTAGCACCCTTGTTTTTCTTTGTCAATTTCTCAATTCACTAGGAGCTAGGTTTTACATTTTCAACAACTGTGTTGTCTTGAAGTGAATTGATTAAGACGTATATGTGTATTAGTTAGTAACATGGGATTGTGTTGAATCTGCATTGTTATCAggaaacaataaatataacaGTCACATTATTCAAAACCCAATAGATAGTATATTTCTGTCCTGAAGAGAAAATTATATCTTATTCCAATGAATATAGCTTTGGTTCACATTACCTACTTAATTAGTAGTTCAATTTTTCCAAATGTAGGAATACGCAAATTGTTGTTGGAgggaattaaaataatttaagcTTTTATATGCTCAGTTTCAAGTATCTTTATGATATTTCTGATATATAAAAGTGAGGTTTTAAGTGTTTAATGATAGGACGAACACTAACAGGTTGAAGTTGAGGTAGATGTTGTCATTCACCTTGGTGATAACTCTAATTTTgctatttttgaaatattgctGACTGTCGAGTCAAGATATATGCATTTGAGCCATTAGGATCTACACTAAGATAATTTCCTGACAAATTGTTGGTACATTTTCCATCTTTAATGTTAGCTAATGATCACATATGACATGTTTTATACCTGTTTCAGTAAGTGTGCAGACATGCAAAGCTAAAAAGTGAATATTAAGAAGTTAGAATTACTTACTGATCTCTTCATCATGGATTCTTTGAAAGCTTCTGTTATTGAAATATGGTCCATTCTCCTTTCTTGATGCGCATATCTGATTCATAAGTTTACATTAATTACTCGTctgttttatttatatatctttctttgttgacatgataaatgacataTTAGAACTCAATCTTGCCAATCTCCCCACCCTTCTACCCTTCTATAATGTGAATCATCCCATTTTGTTTATAGAAAATGTATATCGTCTCTTAGAACACAGACTGTCTATAAATACAATTCAAACTAGGTTAGGTTAGTTTAGGGTTAGAAtcataaatttcgggtgtctgGATAATGACTTGCAATATTCAGcacccaatatatatattcacacacacacacacaatgATGAACTTTAGCCATAATCTTATTTATATGCATAGTCTAAGATCTGCTACTACTTTGAActaaataaatgtatatatatgattcaatcaacattaaaaattttagtttAGATAGGATTTGTAATTCTCATATCTCCACAATATCCCCACAAGACAAGATTAACCCATTTTCTTTAGATCCTTAATCTTATCAAAACGAGATTATTTAGCTAGCTAGGGCTAGATTCATTGTTCATCAATATCCCTCTCATTTCCTAAAGAGTTAGTCTATCACCAAAGTTTTTCAGAAGCTACCTGGCTATAAAGTTGTGGGACTGATTAGTATTAAATTAGTTAGTATTATGAAATGGTGGAGTGTGTCATGCAATGAACTTTATTCTCCACTTgccatatacatatatatacacgcataTATGATCTGGTATATTACTCTCTACAATGGCTTTATCATATGCTCGATCGGCTGATCGCATGGAATACGAACATTGCATAATGATGGAAGAAGAACCCTAATTATGATAGTGGTGCTTGTATCATAAGAATTGCATTTGATTCCTTCTTTAAAGCCAATTTGGCTTTGTTTATATATGAAATGCGCCAAATGAAATTAAGTCCTTTTAGTGATGGATGTTCCCCATGAAAAGCAAAGACACCTCAATCAACACATGAATTTAAATAACCATTCAcatgattgaaaaattattagtcTACAAATATATTTGTGGAGTTGATTCTGATGAGTAACTAATTGTTGTAAGATCATTCTAAATGAAAATTCTGGTGGCACAATTCCTAGCAAGGAATTTGTGCATTTGtgctggaaaaagaaaatttcaatcAATTAATAGATCGATCAAACAGCAGTTACAGACTCACAACACTTCGACATATGGATTTTGTCGCGATATAGTAGATCTGAACATGAGTCATTTCAATAAATATCAGGTTACATATCACATGAGCTTATAAATCAGTGATAAAACTTCAGTATATGGGAATCTCATTAGAGAGGAGATTACGTTGAAGCGTGGCGAACATGGTACAGGTATTTTATTCATTATGATGAGACTCCCATATTTGATATCAACATTTTCATTTGATATCGATAGATTGGTTTtcaaaatcaatcaatcagAAATTCATCAAACAGAATTTGCTCTAGGAATAGCAGAAGGTCAGCTGTTCTTGCTCATTAGAACATCAGTAAGACCACAGAATATCAATGAATTAGATATGtatagatttatatatatatgcatatatatatatatatataagtttaaCCCCACCCCcatgaataaattaatgtaagCGCAGCTCTGCTTTGGAATATTTCTCACAATTAGAATAAAAAAACCTTGCATTGGCAATTGGCATTATAGTTAAGAACCTGACGTGCCTCGTACCAAAACTTTCGTTTCATTAATTTATCCGAAGAACATTAGTTGAATAACCATATATTATGCACCCGTTgagaaatattataatatattgccctttattataaatttgtaaaGGTATTCAAGACCTAACCAAAtccattaattattattaaccAAATATTCAAAGTGCTTTTAAGATTCTTCATTAATGGTTCGTCATGGAGATAATGATGATCAAGGCAACAACGATGATGTAACAGACTGCAAGAGCTACCTTTTGAATTGTCTTTATACATAAATACAATCCCAAAAGGCAGTTGAACTTTaaacacaataaaaaaatttattaaaaaggaGATCCAAAGTTTAGTAcatagtaaaagaaaaattataaacaaCTAATAAAAAGGCATGGGTAGTCCTATTAGGTATCGAATCTACGATCTCTATGTTAACAGGCATGAGCATGCATCACTGCGTTACGCCCTCTTTCGATAAATACAATAGATTTTTTCGGTGAACAAAATTGTAAAAGACATAAATTACTCTCGCAATTTTGTATATTAAACATTTAAGGTTACTTTTCTTCTCAACAAATGTACTTcttgaaattcaaatttatattgtCCTCCTTACATGTTTGATGTTGTTGCCACTCAACTAAAaacttattgattttttttctactaccgtcaaataataatagatataGTGCTCAAgtaagaatttatattttatgctCATCCATTAATCTTTTTTGCTGGATATGCTCATCCATTaatcaatttcatcattttgaattttgaaaccCTGGTCCACTTAATAATTGTCCGTGAAACTTCTTAACATTTCATGACATACCgaaagaaaattaatcaaaagcCGATCTCCATGGAAGAACAAATTCTATCGAGAGAGAGGGGACTGTGTTAAGGTATAGAATGGAAGAGAGGAGAGGTGTTAGTATAAACTATCCCAATGATGTGCATAATCGATAGTCGACATTCGAAAGCAGCGTCAACATAATCCGATGAACTctattcaatttcttttttttgggtaataaatttattgaattttattgattggaAATGAGAGAGATACTAAAAAGAAGTTTTATTTCGCATTATTTCAAATCATTGTATTAGGTCAATCAAAATCAAGAGGACTTATGTTCAATCCTCTTTATGTGAGAAGTATATTTTGATAAGCATAaactctctatatatatacatatacaaatcTTATCAAATTATTAGtcattccttttcttttcttttttggtggtCAATTTATGTATAATGAATGATCTTATAAAATAGACATGCATTTATAGGGTTAGTTTTCTAATTACATATGCCCTTAGAGCATAGCATAAGATATAATATCCATGAATATATctatcaattttaaaataaaaacatattattacgtttaattggtttataagaaaagaaacacTGATGAGTCATAAGCATATACATATTTAGTCATAATTAATATAGCCATTTGCTACAACTTTAGGGGATTATGCACTTTATTAATCATTCAGGCTTTTCATCTAGTCGATCGTTCCTAGATTTAGTTCACTAATAAGGACAAGCGGCCTCACTGAGGGGAAATAGAGATAATATGAacacattatatataatttgcttAACGTATGGTGAACTATTTGGTGCTATATATGCTTGAAATTAAGGTTAACGTACTTATAGATAGATAAGAACGAGTATGGCAAGTCTAAGAGAGTATTGCTACATGATATATGATCTCATATATGTCTTACAAATTTTTCCCCGTGACAGGGATATCATGATCCAAATTTTAAGATCACCAAGAAATGCTGTTGAGAGAATTAAAAGGCATCCGATAAACttacaaattacaatatttGATTTTCCTACTGATCCTTTGTTCGGATCGAAGGGAAATGGAGGGAAAGAAAAGGTGAGGGAGAGGAACttgtatgaaaattttgaaaaattctatACCGAatcttcatcatcttcctttcctttcccttcaTTTCCCTCTATAATAGATGGGCCCAGTTCGGACGACCCACAGCAATGGGCCCTATGAGCCCGGAAGACCTTGAGAGACTAATGGGCTGAG
This genomic window contains:
- the LOC116193868 gene encoding AT-hook motif nuclear-localized protein 23-like; its protein translation is MAGLDLGTAARFLHNPLHRPDLHLPRQSEPDDEDNRFSSDGTGHHQGLDLGPAGAANGAQPGHGDLVARRPRGRPPGSKNKPKPPVIITRESANSLRAHILEVGNGCDVFESVATYARRRQRGICVLSGSGIVTNVSLSQPAAAGQTVVTLHGRFEILSLTGSFLPPPAPPGATSLTIFLAGGQGQVVGGNVVGELIAAGPVIVIASSFTNVAYERLPLDEEDQQLQIQPPASQAPGSGGSPFPDPSSGLPFFNLPLNNMAGNNVQLPVDGYSTGRPPF